A segment of the Meriones unguiculatus strain TT.TT164.6M chromosome 10, Bangor_MerUng_6.1, whole genome shotgun sequence genome:
CTCTTCACTGGGGACAACAGAGGCTTCAGTCTTCACTCCCACTGGAGTCCGGCAGAGACAAGCAGGCATCCCTATAATGAATGTAGAAGCTGGGCCTTGGGACCCACTTTTGGGGTTTTGAGGGGTAAATGTGACCAAAGTAAGCTAGATCCAGATTTAAAAGGCATAACTATTAGGTGAGTCAATATAAACAAATCAGTATTTCAGGCTTTATTTTTACAGTACCCACATTTCAAACCAGGAATGTTTGGAGGTTcaacatgcatgcagaaatgggagggagggtgggatcgggaggggaggagggaggggcttatgggggggatacaaaatgaataaagtgtaattaataaaaaataaaaaaaagtaaaaaaaaaacaaaaaaccaaaaaacttccAGATCCTCAGGGCTTTGGAAGAATTCTCAAAAGCAGTAGCCTTGGGAGTAGGGAGGAAGGACTTCACGCCTGCATTTGCTTCTTACTTACTTAGTGACACTGTACGAGCTAGTTCTATGTTCTGCCCCTGACTGGGTTCCTCTCCTATGGATTCCACAGGGGGAGGGCTTGGTCACTGTTATTGTTCAGCTGTCAAGTTTGTGGGTATACTTCAGACCAAAAAATGTGCCTCACTTAACTGGAGTGTAGACAGCTGTGCCTGCCTCAGCTCTCCTTTGGAACATCGCTCCACTGAAGGCATTCATCAAATGAAGCTAACCATCAAACGGAATTAAATTCGCACAGGCTAGAATCTGCTAGAGAAAAGCTGCCTTGCCTGGAGTGCAGGGACTGGCCGACCTTCCTACAGAATCCCCACCAATTTCTTTACCTCCTCCAACACAGGACAAGCTAATTCTCTGGCTCTTGCAGATCCAGCAAGTAAAATCTTCTTTAAGTGGTCCTTATCCATTTTCAGTTTCTCAATTTCACGCCTGATTGGGGCAAATTTCTCAATCACGGCATCAGCCACCAGCAGCTTGTAGCGGGCAGTGTCCATGCCCGCGCTGCTGCGCACCACCTCCTCCACCGAGAGGCCTGACACTGCTGCGTGGATGGCCACCATGTTGGAGACACCGGCTCTGCTGTCTGGCTCGTAGGTGACCTCTGATGTGAAGTCTGTCATAGCCTTTCGGAATTTCTGTACGATCTCCTCTGGGCTGTCTGTAATGTGGACAGTGGCCAGTCTGTCAGGGTCCGACTTTGACATTTTGACTGAGGGATCACGAAGAGATTTCACTTTCTTCATGGATGCTAGTGAAAAGGCAAGTCACCGAGAATGTTACGGTCTAGGCCTCCAAGACACCAAAAACACCAGATATGTTATCTGACTGCACAGTTACCTGACTGAAGAGCACACCTTCCTCTTAAAGAATGTAAGCAATTTCTCAAATGTAGAAATAAGTACATCAGCAACAGGTCTTGCTAAGGCAACACCTACAGCATGCACAGGCAATGATTCATGCAGTGCACAACTGACACAAGTGGAATTGTGTTGGTTACACTGCTTACTCGATGCACACTTGTGGGTTCCACAGACGCaacccaggtcaccaggcttgtatGGCAGAAATCTTTAATCTTCAGAGCCGTCCCTCTGGCTCTGCgcacacttaattttttttttttaattttgtgtgtgtcaAGATATGTATGTAAAGATACACACGTGCTGTGGCAAGTGCCATGGCAAGTTTGTagccagagaacaactttcaggaatctGTTCTGAGGCAGGCTATCTTTTGTTCTTCCTGCCACCTTCAGCATccaccaggctagctggccatTCTCTTGTCCCTACCTCCCACTCTGCTGTAGGAGTGCTGCAGCTTTAACTATCTGTGGCAGTCGGTCCTTCCTTGTCTCTACACAGaattatatatttacatgcacacacatacataagataGAAATACACACAGAGCAGTGTGTGTTAAACTGTGCTTCATAAACCGGTGTTACTGATAACTGCCTAGTTTAGGCTACTACAGAGATGAAACTGAAGTAAAACAGCCATAGGTCGAACATTGAAATTTCACCCTGTTCCTAAAAAGGGAGCTCACTTCAATGCAGCGGACACCCTAGCAGAACTGAGGCTGGCATTTTAGCAGTGGCCTGCCTGTCCGTTTCAGAAAACAGTGTGAGGTTCACGAGTTCTCTCTCATTCTGTCTGGATTATGATTGAGCAGTTCTCATTCTCCTGGCATCTGCCTCACTGTGAATGCTAAGAAGGTTGAGGTACACTGTCTGTGGATTGGAAGAGCTGACAGGGCTCAACTCTGTTATCAATGAGACATGTGACTTGGACACGGTGAACCTTGCTGAGCTTAGTTTATGTCTAGAACTATGTGTAATTCGCTCTATAAAATAAGATGTTATTTTATACATACAAGCTATTGACATATTTTTAGAAATTcaactgtgatttttaaaaagtttcttccCTACATTTCACATCTTTTTGATGTTTTCTAGAGCCTAATATCATCTCCTGGTCACCCGTGACCCCAAACAATAGCGATTACAGTTATGAATCCTGAGGCCTGTCAGTGAGAAAGCCAAATTCAGTCCCAACTGTGTTCCAGCTCTCCAGGCCACTCTTCGGTATGTGCCCAGATTTCACAATCATCCCCTTGCTACTTACTGAAAATGGACTTGGGCAGTGGAAAGAACTCCCCATACTTTTGGTTGAAACTTTGAGCTAGATCCTGAACTAGTTCCATGTGCTGGACTTGATCCTCCCCTACAGGAACGTGTGTGGACCTTTAATGAAACACAGACAGAAAAACTCAGCGAGGCTCCTTCTTAGCCGGAAACGACATTGCAAGCAGCTGCAGTTCCTGTGCCTACCTCACTGTTGGTGCTCAGCAAATGTGCACCAACTACAGAGGGGACACTGAGACCCAAGTGTGATCTGTGTGTCAGACAAATGCTGCAGAGATGTTTGTCTactctggttctgtttctcccaTTGCAAAAGAGTGCAGCCATCAACACCAGCATGGCAGGCCCTTGCCAGAAGGGAGCCCTGGCATCTTCAATAGCACATGGTCTGCGCATAACTGTGTCTAAAAGCCACTCCTCGTCTCTTACCCAGTCCTCACAGATTAGTCCAGCCTACACCAGATGCTTTTACCTCAGAGTGCTCACACTTGAAAGACAACCCACCCATTCTTCAAATAAGAGATAGCAGACAGCTCTTCCAGCCAAAGGTTTTCTTCCCGCACAGACAAGGCATGATTCAGAGTCTTCCTGCAATATGTTTCTTCATTGTCAAGTGATTGTAATTGGAGGACAGTTAATATGCTGTGGGGGCCTCAGATGAAGAATCTCACAGTAAAATGAAGACAGCAAACTGCAGAGCATGTGAAGTGTACACTCACATTTATGTAAAGTATGAAAGTATATGTTCAAATGCTACATATTCTTAGAGATGCACAGATTTGGAATGATTATAGAAACATGGTGAAGGCTGAAGTTGTAGTTCAGTGATTAAACATTTGCCTTGTCATTTAAGACCCTGGATTGAACCCTCAGGACTgacagataataataatgatcACGAGgataatgaaagaaataaaaaaaatattaagacatACCAAACCATCTTTTTCAACTCATTGCAGCTGCtttcagagaagaaaagggaaatgacttgagaaaaagaataaaggaaactTGATTTTgatctaaaatttttatttggcaAGAAATGAGgagctgagcacagtggcacacacctactGGATTCaggaaggcaggtggatctctgcaagttcaaagacagcctagtCTAAAAAGttaggatagccaaggttacaaagcaaaaaaaaaaaaaaaaaaaaaaaaaaaaaaaaaaaaaaaaaaaaaaaaagaaaagaaagaggaaatgaggaagtGGAAAAAAATCCACTCAGGTCACTCCCGTATATGCAGTTCAAAGCATGGAATCCTAGGAGGAATGCAAGAAGCATGCCTGTAGGTGCTGACAGGTGATTTCAATGTTTAATGCTTGGCTGTGGGGTTGGGTTTAATAGCACAGCTACAACTTCTGATGGAGGAAACTGACTTTGAAGAAGCATCGAGATACCATGAGTCTCTCCTTCTTCCCAAGCCTCTATTTCCTGTGCAAACTGCAACAATGGTACTATCCTTTTGGCTGTTTCTAGGGTTACCAAGGGTAGAGACCTGGATAGTAAATGCTCAATACATGGAAGCAACTGATTAGACAAATATCAAATAATGTTTGACACACAAAGGACAAAATGGTAAGAGAAAGATGTAAATGGCCGTATGGGAGGGACACTGACTTTTCTCCAGTAAGATCTTCTTTATTTTAATGACCAACTCACCCTGCAAAAACAGGGTGTCAACCCCAGAGGCAGTCACAGACCGAGTAACAACCAGatttgggtaaaaaaaaaaaaaaacccacatgaaacAAGTAATTCTCCAATTTGTAAGAGTTCTGAGAGCTCTGACATAAGTAAAAGGCGAAGACATGGCCCAGGCTGTAAACCAGGAAGTTCTCCCTCCTTTTCTGAGGTCAGCAAAGCAGTTCTGGGAAACCAAAGGGCGCCCAGTGGGGTAAGCCCAACAGAGCAGAAGGCAGTGGCTCCGTGAGTGGTAAGGTGGCCTGGTTACTCTGTGCCCTCTGTGCTAGGGACAGGGCTGCTCTCTGGGGCACACAAGCACATGGCTCACTTTTGTCAACTTCCCTTTGGCTGACTTTTGCTACTCTGACCTGGTCATCATAGTGAGACCCATGGGCAGAGTCACTTTGACTACCCCAGGCCAAATTAGCCAACAGAGCAGGTTACAAAGCAATTACAGTAGCCCATAGGAAATCACAATGGACTGCAACTAACACAGAAAAAACAATTACCATAATCAATACACTTTAAGCACATCAAAATGAATATTTCCACATGTCAAAATGGTTCCAGATTCACAAAGCCACCCACtaaacagaaaacacatttagTTTTCACAATGACGCTGTGTGCGTCTCGCCTTGTGTCGGATCCTTGACTCTTACAATTCTGTGGGGTTTTGATTTTTCTAtaagaggattaaaaaaaatttaatttttttcacctgGGCCTGTTCCTCCACGTGGCATTTGCATCtgactttggtttgtttgtttctggtccCTTCTCCCTGTGCGGCCGCTGCCGCTTTCACCTCCTGTAATTTATCTCGGCCTTTGCTTCTCATCTGCTGAGTTCACACTTTACATTATTCAGCCTGTCTTTGATTCCACTCACTTATGGGGCTTATTCTCTTCACGTTTTCAACCTCTCTCCCCACAGTCTGCCTTTCACTTCAAATAATTTAGagctgttcttttaaaatttatatccGACATAATGATATCCATATTAATACGtctactctttctctctttcctctttattCCCTCTCACCCTggctgtgctttctcagacacaacataaaacaaaagtctTTCATAATTTTGATTGTTATAACTTCTGTCACATAATAATGCCTCTGATCTTCTTCTCTGGTGACTGAGCcgtttttcttttgcttcaatCCTTACTGCCTCGAAGTTCACTTGGGCTCTGACCCACCCCTTTGGCAGTGTTGGTGTCCAGATGAGTGATCATTGCTTATGTGGGTCTTGCTTTCCCCTACTTGCTTGGCTGTGCCTGTGAGTTTTCACAACTGCTCCCTTTACTCAGCAGACTAGAAAGGGAGTTATCTTTCCTATCACAAAGGATTGGGTCCCCTCACTGACTGCTTACTGGACATGCTTCAGTGACTCTCCATTCTAGGAATCCCTGATTAGATACGGATACTCCTTAGCTATTGATGGAAACTGTAACTTCTGAGGAGCCCTCTCCAAGTACTGCCCACCTCACTGCAGGGCAACAGGACAACAAAGGTGGGCTTACTCCCGACACATCACTCATGCATTCAATCTCCTGTGAAGGCCCATGTCTTCCTCACAGCACTACCATCATGCTCTAGGCTGGTGAAAGAAATTAGGTCACTGGGGTGTGGCCCTTGAAGGGGACTTGGGGACCCTGGCTTGGCCCCTTATATCTGTTTTTGGTCACCATGAAATAGAGAAACTTTGTCCCACCATGTGTTTCCACTGTAACATCTTGCCTCACTCTGGACCCAAGGCAATGGGGGTCAACCAATCACATGCTGAAATTCCTGAAATCTAGGCCAGAATATGCCTTCCTCCTTTCAGCTGACTTACTGCaggtgtttcgtcacagcaaaagaaagctgACTGACAGAGTCTGGCTTTGGTTTTCTACTTACAGTTGTTAAAAGATCATCTCTCCTCACTTTTACATGTCatctcagactttttttttttacatttatttacttatttagtgtgtgtgcatgcatgtgtgtgtgtgtgcacgtgtgcatgtgtgtgtctacgCCATGGCATGCTTGTGGTCAGAAAAAAACTTGTATGAGTCGATGCTCTCTTCCACATGGATTCTGAGGCTACCCAGTTGTCAGTTTTGGAGGTGAGGGCCCTGCCCTGctgagcacccttaccaggcttGTTTCACCTTCTGATTTCAGagttttttctcctgtttttctgCTTAAATTCTTGGGAAGCATATCCTGACTCGTTAGGTGATCACCTGCAGTCTTAGTGAATTTCCCTGAAAGTTAATggttaatttctctcttttttgaaatgtaaaattttaaacttgtattattattactattattactattggCGGTATCTCACAAACACTAGGGAAGTACTCAGACACTAACCACCCTTCGGAAAGTGGGAATATCACCCACCTCTCTCACAGAGCTATTATGAGAATTTGAATGCCCTGTATTTATCAGCTATTAGGATGTTTGGTGAATGCTGCTCAACACTTGTtagtccttccttctctctccttcaggGGCATGCATAGTGGCACTGCCTGGAAATGTTGCATTACAGGTACTTAAAAAATATTGTGTGTTtctctatatgtatatgtatataggaagagacacaaaaataaagaaaatatttacttcATATATGGCCAgctattattttttgagaatttcatacataagtagtatatttacatcatttccattcttccttctccccaTCCATCTTTTACCATGTTCatcagggtctcactaagttactcaagttagccttgaacttgctctgtagcccaggcaagtCTTGAACTTTTGACCTTCCTGACCAGTCTGATAAACAGCTGGGATCACAGACCTACACCTCCAGGGTTGGCTTAAATTCCTGTTATTTGTCATGCTCTCTGGATAAGATAATCTCAGCTCTCCATTGCTGGGTTCCTTAAACAACTCCTATGGAAACAATTACACATGTCTTTTATAAGCCTATCTGAAGCTGCTTCTTCATTCCTTTCCTAGCATTTGCTCTCCAGCTTACCATACCACTCATTCTCATGCTGATTTTGGCAAAAGCAAATACAAAATCTATATTTGACTTACATCAACATTTTATGAAGCGGCACACAGATTTTCTGGTGGATAGAAACCACAGATGTTTTACCTATCCTTCAATCTATCAACCTACCAgtgtttataatataaatatcccTAGACATTCTGGCTATGACTTTTCCCCAAAACAGAAAtttgtgaaacaaaacaaaaacaaatagaaagtaCCTCCAACTGCACAGGTAGTCTAGCCTGTGACCGAGGGGCATGCTGGGCTGTGTCTTTTAGAAATGGGCATGCAGATGTCCACATCTGTAATCTGATATGACATTAGGTCTGGCAGGAAATTTCTAGGCTAATGAAggagaccctatcttgaaaacagGTAATTGCCTGCTTTTCTAGAAAAGCATTTTTATCCGTTTGCCTGAACACAGAAGTCTCTACATAATCAGAACACTGATGAGAACAGAAGAATCCTGCCACTACTGCCCACCCTCCTGAAGGAGGGGAACTTTATTCTAACCATTGATGAGCCCAGTAAAAGTTAAGAAGGAACACTTACAGAACGGGAAAAGAAATGCGGACCCTGGAAACTACTACTTTTATGAGCGAATCCTGCTGATGCTGGAGGGAGACTGAGACAGTGAAGAAGCCAGCAGAAAACTCTCAGGATTACCTGCTACATCTGAACCACTTGCAGTTTTCTGTATCAACCCTGGCCTTGACTCTAAAAACAGACTGTGAGATCCTAGGAAGCAACTTTGGTAATGTCAGCCTAACAGTGTCCTCCTGTATCTAAACATCATAGAAACTATATCATGTGCTATCAATCTTATGTAATTTGACCAATAACTTCCAGAAGTGTTCACTGttcatttattttgtaaatagGACTGcaatgtttttttgttattttgccaATTAGATTTTGGGCAACTGATAAAAATACACACCAGCTGCCTCTTATAACAGTTTTAATTTTTGCAACTTCAGTTACCTAGAGTCAACTGCAGTCTAAAAACATACCTgtaaaaatctcagaaataaaaagtttTGATACATACATCATTGTATGCAACACACTGCCCTTCCCCTGTCTGTCATCATTATCAGCCAGCACGCCCAAGGTGAAGATGCCCCCTGACAGCCATATGCACTCTCACACCAGTGGACGCAGCCTCAGTGACTTAGTTACATCATACTGGTCACAAAGCACACAGACAGCGTCACTGTCAATTCAGATACACTGAAGGGAAGCAGGGAAGCCGTAAAGGATGAACGTTCTCAACttagggaaaaggaaggaattgTGTGTTAAGACTGCTAAAATCTATAAGAACTAATCTATCTGACGAattacagagaaggaaaaaaataaatttgtgttGATTTTACCAAACTAAGAAAACATGGTAAGCATTTACTCCCTCTCCCTCAGCTTGCTAACATCAAACAGCATGAGAAGCAAGGAAGACATGGCTAGTAAAATAAGAGTTGATTTGGGGCACAACCTGTAATTCCAGACATCCAGAGGCTAAGGCAACAGGAACATAGATTTGAAGCCTGTGTGAATTCACacagagtgaattcaaggccagtggCTGGGTGCTTGCCCAGCAAGTGTGAGGCTGGAACTTCACCCTCACTGTAGAACACAAAACCAAAGAGACACATGTGGAGAGACACAGTCATCACTGCCACAGCAGAGGAGCACTATGCCTGTTCTTGCccactttatttctttcctcctcctctcttttcctctcctttcttccctttcccttctcttcccttcccttagctcttctgcttcctggccagAAGATGAGCAGTTCAGGCTACTACCTATTTCTTGTCAACGTCATCTCCAGCACCTCATCACAGACTGAAAGCAACAAGCCTGCCTGGTCCTAGACTGGACGCACTTCCAGGACTTGGATCCTGGCTTCAAGCCTTACTAGCTATCATGACTTTGGATCTGCTGCTGACCTCTCTGAGCCCCAGcttccttttctgaagaataggggtgACAGTGATAAGTTTTACAAGGCTGTTATCGGGTTAACACACACAGAAGACTTagaaaagtttctttctttcttccttttttcagagacagggttactctgtgcagacttggctgtcctagacttgatttgtaggtcagcctgcctcaaactcacagcaatctgcctgcctctgcctccctgagtgctgggattaaaggcacataccaccatggccagctgaAAGGTTTCTAATACACAGCAGGCACTCGGAGCTAGCTGGCTAGCTCGGAGTAGGCACTAGTCAGTCTCTGAAACACACAGAGATTTAGCATGTGTGCTGTACCTGATCCTTTTTGTTCCCCTCCTCCACAAGTCAAAGCTTTTCCTGAAGAATTAAAAATACACTCACAAGCCTGGGTGTGAGGATTATAAGTTCACAGGGgccttgggctacacagtgaggccctgccATGAGCAAACAGACATTCACACACAGCCTCTCTTGTCACGGGGAGAGTGCACAAGACCAGGGCTGCCCTCCCTTCTTACTTGTAGCACAGAATGTCTGCTGCCTGGAGTACTGGGTATGTGAGCAAGCCTACTGTCCCGTCATGCTTCTGCTTGGCTGCCTTTGCCTGTGGAAacgaggagagaagagaaagaaatcgGACTGGACTGATTATATGGCTCAATTAAGAAACTTTTAAAGCAAGCAAAGTGTGCTGTAGAGCCACCTGTAATAACATATATTTTGGTCCCTTTCAGAAACTCTAACATCAGCTGGCTGCTTATCATGCTCATGCTACAGGCCTCAGGAGAAATAAGAGGGATCTGTGTTAGCATTTccatggtattttattttatttttggagctGGGGCCTCCTTCA
Coding sequences within it:
- the Wars2 gene encoding tryptophan--tRNA ligase, mitochondrial isoform X2 — protein: MALLSVPKARECWRFIRALHKGPAAPPAPQVSEHTQLSWILTCMVRLPRLQHLHQWKAKAAKQKHDGTVGLLTYPVLQAADILCYKSTHVPVGEDQVQHMELVQDLAQSFNQKYGEFFPLPKSIFTSMKKVKSLRDPSVKMSKSDPDRLATVHITDSPEEIVQKFRKAMTDFTSEVTYEPDSRAGVSNMVAIHAAVSGLSVEEVVRSSAGMDTARYKLLVADAVIEKFAPIRREIEKLKMDKDHLKKILLAGSARARELACPVLEEVKKLVGIL
- the Wars2 gene encoding tryptophan--tRNA ligase, mitochondrial isoform X1, which encodes MALLSVPKARECWRFIRALHKGPAAPPAPQKDSGERVFSGIQPTGIPHLGNYLGAIESWVKLQEKYDTVLYSIVDLHSITVPQDPTTLQQSILDMTAALLACGINPEKSILFQQSQVSEHTQLSWILTCMVRLPRLQHLHQWKAKAAKQKHDGTVGLLTYPVLQAADILCYKSTHVPVGEDQVQHMELVQDLAQSFNQKYGEFFPLPKSIFTSMKKVKSLRDPSVKMSKSDPDRLATVHITDSPEEIVQKFRKAMTDFTSEVTYEPDSRAGVSNMVAIHAAVSGLSVEEVVRSSAGMDTARYKLLVADAVIEKFAPIRREIEKLKMDKDHLKKILLAGSARARELACPVLEEVKKLVGIL